From Acidovorax sp. FHTAMBA, one genomic window encodes:
- a CDS encoding LysR family transcriptional regulator: MQDLNDMLYFAEVVERGGFAAAGRALGIPKSRLSRRVSDLETQLGVRLLQRTTRKLSLTEVGEAYLRHCQAMRESAQAAADTVAQVQTKPRGTIRVSCPVTLAQTVVAELIPRFLAQYPEVRIDMLVSNRAVNLVEEGIDVALRVRASVDDSGSMVVKRLDTTTQILVASPELLIRQGTPETLDDLAKLDSIAMSAPDGRSTWHLIGPGGVQQVVHHTPRYVADDLLTLKFAAVAGTGVCWMPDYMCHEEMRARKLVRVLPDWGPATAIVHAVFPSRRGLSPAVRRFLDFLGEATPGRSSLSTRQALQGLDGADI, from the coding sequence ATGCAAGACCTCAACGACATGCTGTATTTCGCCGAAGTGGTGGAGCGGGGCGGTTTTGCCGCTGCCGGACGCGCCCTGGGCATCCCCAAGTCCCGGCTGTCCCGCCGGGTGTCCGATCTGGAGACCCAGCTGGGCGTGCGCCTGCTGCAGCGCACCACCCGCAAGCTCTCGCTGACCGAAGTGGGCGAGGCCTACTTGCGCCACTGCCAGGCCATGCGCGAGTCGGCCCAGGCCGCGGCGGACACGGTGGCCCAGGTGCAGACCAAGCCGCGCGGCACCATCCGCGTGAGTTGCCCGGTCACACTGGCGCAGACCGTAGTGGCCGAGCTGATACCCCGGTTTCTGGCCCAGTACCCCGAGGTGCGCATCGACATGCTGGTGAGCAACCGTGCCGTGAACCTGGTGGAGGAGGGCATCGATGTTGCGCTGCGAGTGCGCGCCTCGGTGGACGACAGCGGCAGCATGGTGGTCAAGCGGCTGGACACCACCACCCAGATCCTGGTGGCAAGCCCCGAGCTGCTCATCCGCCAGGGCACTCCAGAGACTCTGGACGACCTGGCCAAGCTCGACAGCATCGCCATGTCGGCCCCCGACGGCCGCTCCACCTGGCACTTGATAGGCCCGGGCGGCGTGCAACAGGTGGTGCACCACACGCCGCGCTATGTGGCCGACGACCTGCTCACGCTCAAGTTCGCCGCCGTGGCGGGCACGGGCGTGTGCTGGATGCCCGACTACATGTGCCATGAAGAAATGCGCGCGCGCAAGCTGGTGCGCGTGTTGCCCGACTGGGGCCCTGCCACCGCCATCGTGCACGCGGTGTTTCCGTCGCGCCGGGGGCTGTCGCCCGCCGTGCGGCGTTTTCTGGACTTTCTGGGCGAGGCAACGCCGGGGCGCAGCAGCCTCAGCACGCGCCAGGCCCTGCAAGGGCTGGACGGCGCGGACATCTGA
- a CDS encoding DUF6817 domain-containing protein: MSLPLHPLDTELFARAMPLLDDDWLARDAELAPVLPMVLARNVGQDWHKAGTFRHHLVGVTRTLTVWQQPRDVRLLGLLHSVYGNAFVDLVKFDPAKERARVREIAGESAEHLVYLFCTQSRTQFVQKVLAHALEADGSLVLQKDGANHVLTPCEVAAFIIVSMADTIEQWFSWQDDIFSRFPEVQHRHQKAHWAASLWPGPMRPSGRMVHQINGLAKALQHPGLKGLLPMPPVFDNCTQHLSAANEAAATSLYWSVIQQDQPLVDLDVATGVLESAVRHNPWVGEPQMVLAQLYLSAGRKDDAGAAAESALHLFSAWGNAWDKRVQWDAWVAWTRILLQGATVEGTWPERLDKLNNVALRG; the protein is encoded by the coding sequence ATGAGCCTGCCCCTGCACCCCCTGGATACCGAACTGTTTGCCCGCGCAATGCCGCTGCTGGACGACGATTGGCTCGCCCGCGACGCTGAACTGGCCCCCGTGCTGCCCATGGTGCTGGCGCGCAATGTGGGCCAGGACTGGCACAAGGCGGGCACGTTTCGCCACCACCTGGTGGGCGTAACACGCACCCTGACGGTGTGGCAGCAACCGCGTGATGTGCGCCTGCTGGGCCTGCTGCACAGCGTATACGGCAATGCGTTTGTGGACCTGGTGAAGTTCGACCCCGCCAAGGAACGCGCCCGGGTGCGCGAGATTGCGGGCGAGTCGGCCGAGCACCTGGTCTACCTGTTCTGCACCCAGTCGCGCACGCAGTTTGTGCAGAAGGTGCTGGCCCACGCGCTGGAGGCTGATGGCAGCCTGGTGCTGCAAAAAGACGGCGCGAACCACGTGCTCACGCCCTGCGAGGTGGCGGCTTTCATCATCGTGAGCATGGCCGACACCATCGAGCAGTGGTTCAGCTGGCAGGACGACATCTTCTCGCGTTTCCCCGAGGTACAGCACCGCCACCAGAAGGCGCACTGGGCCGCATCGCTCTGGCCCGGGCCCATGCGGCCGTCGGGGCGCATGGTGCACCAGATCAACGGGCTGGCCAAGGCGCTGCAGCACCCGGGGCTGAAGGGGCTGCTGCCCATGCCGCCCGTGTTTGACAACTGCACGCAGCACCTGTCTGCCGCCAACGAGGCGGCGGCCACGTCGCTGTACTGGTCCGTCATCCAGCAGGACCAGCCCCTGGTGGACCTGGACGTGGCCACCGGCGTGCTGGAAAGCGCCGTGCGCCACAACCCCTGGGTGGGCGAGCCGCAGATGGTGCTGGCCCAGCTGTATCTGTCCGCCGGCCGCAAGGACGACGCCGGGGCCGCCGCCGAGAGCGCGCTGCACCTGTTCAGCGCCTGGGGCAATGCGTGGGACAAGCGCGTGCAGTGGGACGCCTGGGTCGCCTGGACGCGCATCCTGCTGCAGGGCGCGACGGTGGAGGGCACCTGGCCCGAGCGGCTGGACAAGCTCAACAACGTGGCGCTGCGGGGGTGA
- a CDS encoding EAL domain-containing protein — MSLAERILSVVWLGAATLMFAASLGMPDASVRVFLDNASWSLAFWLSAYWAWRGWVQAPPGQRTVHTGLLVFALLVAVGQMVWNLQVALDWNPFPTPADAFFLLGGPLLAATVIRATFTRLSRDRAYPAALDFGGAVLAALAFTLVVYLPAEGVRSLAVGAVLVLYPAGFLTAAGVTALAIPTVGVRVTRSHLLVLAGLLGYGLSWMHWNLMVIGGQLQSGMWFNASFSLSAVALGWGARWLGFDTAEDADFRRRCDRVMNYVPLVSMTLAAITLVLLFLAPEGRAGVQALILACCLLVLLLAALRQTIVVSLLNRLRTAEAAVLRNEEELYRVAHFDALTGLPNRRYFEDALERAVAEAARHTQGANRRVALMLIDLDHFKSVNETYGHRVGDALLSEVGQRITQLLAGQGLVSRLANDQFTVMLLRPASRTDLAQLAATLLEGLAQPWELSEVGAQYMGASLGISLFPDDSANSVELVRHAHSALHAAKSAARGSYRFYIEEFTEVTRSRLELRRRLHSALERGEFTLVYQPQLDQQRHTVGAEALLRWSVDGKAVPPDEFIPLAEEGGLIVPIGLWVFEAACQQVAQWRAGGWQVPVISVNVSTIQMREPGFAQALLALTARHGVPPAGLVLEITESQLLDESLYGIALDLKNAGFGLSIDDFGTGHSSLIKLRRLPVGELKIDKIFVRDIVHDVNDREICATVNALARTLGLEVVAEGVETQEQFDLLVRMGCQRFQGWLFAPALTPALLAERWLQRVEAGEAATASSVAPDGA, encoded by the coding sequence ATGTCCCTTGCGGAACGAATCCTCTCAGTGGTCTGGCTGGGCGCAGCCACGCTGATGTTTGCCGCGTCGCTGGGAATGCCGGATGCCAGCGTGCGGGTGTTTCTGGACAACGCCTCGTGGAGCCTGGCGTTCTGGCTGTCGGCCTACTGGGCCTGGCGCGGCTGGGTGCAGGCGCCCCCTGGCCAGCGCACGGTGCACACCGGCCTGCTGGTGTTTGCCCTGCTGGTGGCGGTGGGGCAAATGGTGTGGAACCTGCAGGTGGCCCTGGACTGGAATCCGTTTCCAACCCCTGCGGACGCATTCTTCCTGCTTGGCGGGCCCCTGCTGGCGGCCACCGTGATCCGCGCCACGTTCACCCGCCTGTCCCGCGACCGCGCCTACCCTGCGGCGCTGGACTTTGGCGGCGCGGTGCTGGCGGCGCTGGCCTTCACGCTGGTGGTCTACCTGCCGGCCGAGGGCGTGCGGTCGCTGGCGGTGGGTGCTGTGCTGGTGCTGTATCCGGCCGGGTTCCTCACCGCCGCCGGTGTCACGGCGCTGGCCATACCCACCGTGGGGGTGCGCGTCACGCGCTCGCACCTGCTGGTGCTGGCGGGCCTGCTGGGCTACGGCCTGAGCTGGATGCACTGGAACCTCATGGTGATCGGCGGCCAGCTGCAGTCCGGGATGTGGTTCAACGCCAGCTTCAGCCTGTCGGCCGTGGCGCTGGGCTGGGGCGCGCGCTGGCTGGGTTTTGACACCGCCGAAGATGCGGACTTCCGCCGCCGCTGTGACCGGGTCATGAACTACGTGCCGCTGGTGTCCATGACCCTGGCGGCCATCACGCTGGTGCTGCTGTTTCTGGCGCCCGAGGGGCGGGCCGGGGTCCAGGCGCTGATCCTTGCCTGTTGCCTGCTGGTGCTGCTGCTGGCTGCACTGCGCCAGACCATTGTGGTGAGCCTGCTCAACCGCCTGCGCACGGCCGAGGCCGCCGTGCTGCGCAACGAGGAAGAGCTGTACCGCGTGGCGCATTTTGATGCCCTCACCGGGCTGCCCAACCGCCGCTACTTTGAAGATGCGCTGGAGCGCGCCGTGGCCGAGGCCGCGCGCCATACGCAGGGCGCCAACCGCCGCGTGGCGCTGATGCTGATCGACCTGGACCACTTCAAGAGCGTGAACGAAACCTACGGCCACCGGGTGGGCGACGCGCTGCTCAGCGAGGTGGGCCAGCGCATTACCCAGCTGCTGGCGGGGCAGGGCCTGGTGTCGCGGCTGGCCAATGACCAGTTCACCGTGATGCTGCTGCGCCCTGCGTCGCGCACCGATCTGGCGCAGCTGGCGGCCACGCTGCTGGAAGGCCTGGCGCAGCCCTGGGAGCTGTCGGAAGTGGGCGCGCAGTACATGGGCGCGAGCCTGGGCATCAGCCTGTTCCCGGATGATTCGGCCAACAGCGTGGAGCTGGTGCGCCATGCGCATTCGGCACTGCATGCCGCCAAGAGCGCAGCGCGGGGCTCGTACCGCTTTTACATCGAGGAGTTCACGGAGGTCACGCGCAGCCGGCTGGAGCTGCGCCGCCGCCTGCACAGCGCGCTGGAGCGGGGCGAGTTCACGCTGGTGTACCAGCCCCAGCTTGACCAGCAGCGCCACACGGTGGGCGCCGAGGCGCTGCTGCGCTGGTCGGTGGACGGCAAGGCGGTGCCACCCGACGAGTTCATCCCGCTGGCCGAAGAAGGGGGGCTCATCGTGCCCATCGGCCTGTGGGTGTTCGAGGCCGCCTGCCAGCAGGTGGCGCAGTGGCGCGCCGGGGGCTGGCAGGTGCCGGTGATTTCGGTCAACGTGTCCACGATCCAGATGCGCGAGCCCGGGTTTGCGCAGGCGCTGCTCGCGCTGACCGCACGCCACGGCGTGCCACCCGCCGGCCTGGTGCTGGAGATCACCGAATCGCAGTTGCTCGACGAATCGCTCTACGGCATTGCGCTTGACCTCAAAAACGCGGGGTTTGGCTTGTCGATTGACGACTTTGGCACCGGCCACTCGTCCCTCATCAAGCTGCGCCGCCTGCCCGTGGGCGAGCTCAAGATCGACAAGATCTTCGTGCGTGACATCGTTCACGACGTGAACGACCGCGAGATTTGCGCCACCGTCAACGCGCTGGCCCGCACCTTGGGCCTGGAGGTGGTGGCAGAAGGGGTGGAAACCCAGGAGCAGTTCGACCTGCTGGTCAGGATGGGCTGCCAGCGGTTTCAGGGCTGGCTGTTTGCCCCTGCGCTCACGCCGGCATTGCTGGCCGAACGCTGGCTGCAGCGGGTCGAGGCAGGCGAGGCCGCAACGGCCAGTTCAGTGGCGCCGGATGGCGCCTGA
- a CDS encoding MetQ/NlpA family ABC transporter substrate-binding protein: MNNNKRLLLQSALALAAAAAVSTGAMAQDKPIKVGVTGGPHAQIFEQVKKVAEKDGLKIQVIEFSDYVQPNAALAAGDLDANSYQHKPYLDAQVKDRGYKLVSVGYTVNFPIGLYSKKVKKLEDLKEGAKFGIPNDPTNGGRVLLVLQDQGLIKLRDGAGLKATPLDVVSNPKKLKFVELDAAQLPRSLDDLDASAINTNFALSAGLNPGKDAIAQENAKGPYVNLIAVREADKDKPWVAKLLKAYQSEEVKKFIQTEFKGSVLPGF; encoded by the coding sequence GTGAACAACAACAAGCGCCTTCTCCTGCAATCCGCCCTGGCCCTGGCCGCTGCTGCCGCTGTCTCCACTGGCGCCATGGCCCAGGACAAGCCCATCAAGGTGGGCGTGACGGGCGGCCCCCACGCGCAGATCTTCGAGCAGGTGAAAAAGGTGGCCGAGAAAGACGGCCTCAAGATCCAGGTCATCGAGTTCAGCGACTACGTGCAGCCCAACGCCGCGCTGGCCGCGGGCGACCTGGACGCCAACAGCTACCAACACAAGCCCTACCTCGACGCACAGGTCAAGGACCGTGGCTACAAGCTGGTGTCGGTGGGTTACACCGTCAACTTCCCTATCGGCCTGTATTCGAAGAAGGTCAAGAAGCTCGAAGACCTGAAGGAAGGCGCCAAGTTCGGCATCCCCAACGACCCCACCAACGGCGGCCGCGTGCTGCTGGTGCTGCAGGACCAGGGCCTGATCAAGCTGCGCGACGGCGCGGGCCTGAAAGCCACGCCGCTCGATGTGGTGAGCAACCCCAAGAAACTCAAGTTTGTGGAGCTGGATGCCGCGCAGCTCCCGCGTTCGCTCGATGACCTGGACGCCTCGGCCATCAACACCAACTTCGCGCTGTCGGCCGGCCTGAACCCCGGCAAGGACGCGATTGCGCAGGAAAACGCCAAGGGGCCGTATGTCAACCTGATCGCCGTGCGCGAGGCCGACAAGGACAAGCCCTGGGTGGCCAAGCTGCTCAAGGCCTACCAGTCGGAAGAGGTGAAGAAGTTCATCCAGACCGAGTTCAAGGGCTCGGTGCTGCCGGGGTTCTGA
- a CDS encoding alanine/glycine:cation symporter family protein — protein sequence MTPASQALSVDERISAAIAPYADVVSGAIFYAVPVGGTEFPLIVGWLIVAAGVFTLAFRFIQLRGFGHAIAVVRGRYSNPAMAGEVTPFQALTTAVSGTVGLGNIAGVAVAVSLGGAGATFWMIVAGLLGMASKFTEVTLGVKYRSVDPTTGAVSGGPMRYLSKGLAERGRPVLGRVLAVFFAVCCVGGALGGGNMFQANQSFQQVLGVTGGADSVLAGRGWVFGLGLAALVGLVILGGIRSIARVTEAVVPFMALTYMGAGLVVLALHADQLAWAAAQILQGAFSAEGVAGGVLGAMVQGFKRAAFSNEAGVGSAAIAHSAVQTDQPVSQGYAALLEPFIDTVVICTVTALVVIVTGHVDAGGLTVAAGDARGVALTSAAFASAVWWFPYVLALAVVLFAFSTMVTWSYYGLQAWAYLLGDHAVTGLVFKLLFLACVVAGASMGLGPVIDFSDAMIFAMALANVVGLYFLLPVVRDEVRRYEAGVASGAIRRH from the coding sequence ATGACGCCTGCATCCCAGGCTCTCAGCGTGGACGAGCGCATCAGCGCCGCCATCGCTCCCTATGCCGATGTCGTGTCGGGCGCCATTTTTTATGCCGTGCCGGTGGGCGGCACCGAGTTTCCGCTCATCGTGGGCTGGCTCATCGTGGCCGCCGGGGTGTTCACCCTGGCGTTTCGCTTCATCCAGTTGCGCGGTTTTGGCCACGCCATTGCCGTGGTGCGCGGGCGCTATTCCAACCCGGCCATGGCGGGCGAGGTGACGCCCTTCCAGGCGCTGACCACCGCCGTCTCAGGCACCGTGGGGCTGGGCAACATTGCGGGCGTGGCCGTGGCGGTCAGCCTGGGCGGCGCGGGCGCCACGTTCTGGATGATCGTGGCCGGGCTGCTGGGCATGGCCTCCAAGTTCACCGAGGTGACGCTGGGGGTGAAGTACCGCAGCGTAGACCCCACCACCGGCGCCGTTTCGGGCGGGCCCATGCGCTACCTCTCCAAAGGCCTGGCCGAACGCGGGCGCCCGGTGCTGGGCAGGGTGCTGGCCGTGTTCTTTGCCGTGTGCTGCGTGGGCGGCGCCCTGGGCGGGGGCAACATGTTCCAGGCCAACCAGAGTTTTCAGCAGGTGCTGGGCGTGACGGGGGGCGCAGACAGCGTGCTGGCCGGCCGCGGCTGGGTGTTCGGGCTGGGGCTGGCGGCTCTGGTGGGGCTGGTGATTCTGGGCGGCATCCGCTCCATTGCACGGGTGACCGAGGCGGTGGTGCCCTTCATGGCGCTCACCTATATGGGCGCGGGGCTGGTGGTGCTGGCGCTGCATGCCGATCAGCTGGCGTGGGCGGCGGCGCAAATTCTGCAGGGCGCGTTTTCAGCCGAAGGCGTGGCCGGTGGCGTGCTGGGTGCCATGGTGCAGGGCTTCAAGCGCGCGGCGTTCTCCAACGAAGCGGGGGTGGGCTCGGCGGCCATCGCACATTCGGCGGTGCAGACCGACCAGCCGGTATCCCAGGGGTACGCCGCACTGCTTGAGCCCTTCATCGACACGGTGGTGATCTGCACCGTGACGGCGCTTGTGGTGATTGTCACGGGCCATGTGGACGCCGGAGGGCTGACGGTGGCGGCGGGCGATGCGCGGGGCGTGGCCCTGACATCCGCTGCGTTTGCCAGCGCCGTTTGGTGGTTTCCATATGTGCTGGCGCTGGCCGTGGTGCTGTTTGCGTTCTCCACCATGGTCACCTGGTCGTACTACGGCCTGCAGGCCTGGGCCTACCTGCTGGGCGACCATGCCGTCACGGGGCTGGTGTTCAAGCTGCTTTTTCTGGCCTGCGTGGTGGCCGGGGCCAGCATGGGCCTGGGCCCGGTGATCGATTTTTCGGATGCCATGATTTTTGCCATGGCGCTGGCCAATGTGGTGGGGCTGTACTTCCTGCTGCCCGTGGTGCGCGACGAGGTGCGGCGCTACGAGGCCGGGGTGGCGTCAGGCGCCATCCGGCGCCACTGA
- a CDS encoding ArsI/CadI family heavy metal resistance metalloenzyme, which produces MKRFHVHMHVSDLSQSIAFYSRLFAAPPTRVETDYAKWMLNDPRVNFAISTRGAKTGLDHLGFQVDDADELAELRARAQSADMALLDEGATTCCYARSEKHWVTDPEGVAWEHFHTLGDIPLFNEAAAPKDAAAACCATGAATTNIEATPAHKAACCAPEATPSTRCC; this is translated from the coding sequence ATGAAGCGATTCCATGTCCATATGCACGTGAGCGATCTCAGCCAGAGCATCGCGTTCTACTCCCGCCTGTTCGCCGCCCCGCCCACCCGCGTCGAAACCGATTACGCCAAGTGGATGCTGAACGACCCCCGCGTGAACTTCGCCATCTCCACCCGGGGCGCAAAGACCGGGCTCGACCACCTCGGCTTTCAGGTGGACGACGCCGATGAACTGGCCGAACTCCGGGCCCGCGCCCAGTCGGCCGACATGGCTCTGCTGGACGAAGGCGCCACCACCTGCTGCTACGCGCGAAGCGAAAAACACTGGGTGACCGACCCCGAAGGCGTGGCCTGGGAGCACTTTCACACGCTGGGAGACATCCCCTTGTTCAATGAGGCTGCAGCACCCAAGGATGCGGCAGCCGCCTGCTGCGCTACCGGCGCAGCTACCACCAACATTGAAGCCACCCCCGCTCACAAGGCCGCATGCTGCGCCCCTGAGGCCACCCCTTCCACCCGCTGCTGCTGA
- the arsJ gene encoding organoarsenical effux MFS transporter ArsJ has translation MTSTLTPGPQAPAPAGNAAARNYAIVTAAYWGFTLTDGALRMLVLLHFYRLGYSSFTLAFLFLLYEAAGIAANLIGGWLATRYGIARMLAVGLTTQIIGFALLSALNPEWTAAMSVAWVVVAQGICGVAKDLTKTASKSAIKITASQAKDQGSGQLFQWVAWFTGSKNAMKGVGFFLGGLLLDLLGFRGALWAMAVLLALVLVGVVLFVPPLMGKAKASRSARELFAKSPAIDLLAAARVALFGARDVWFVVGVPVFLYASGWTFTMVGGFLAAWTIGYGLVQALAPHIVKRSPDGLSAEVPAARWWSAALAMVPVALAIVVYLQVPHLQWAVVAGLAVFGVAFAVNSSVHSYLILAYAGSEKAAEDVGFYYAANAAGRFMGTLLSGLLYQWGGLLYALIGSAVMLIICWLVTLALPCTLVRPAAAPASLQGDTA, from the coding sequence ATGACCAGCACCTTGACGCCCGGCCCGCAAGCCCCCGCGCCCGCAGGCAACGCCGCCGCCCGCAACTACGCCATCGTCACGGCCGCGTACTGGGGCTTTACGCTCACCGACGGCGCGCTGCGCATGCTGGTGTTGCTGCACTTTTACCGCCTGGGCTATTCGTCGTTCACGCTGGCGTTTCTGTTCTTGCTGTACGAGGCCGCAGGCATTGCCGCCAACCTGATCGGTGGCTGGCTGGCCACGCGCTACGGCATTGCCCGCATGCTGGCCGTGGGCCTGACCACGCAGATCATCGGTTTTGCGCTGCTGTCCGCGCTCAACCCCGAGTGGACTGCCGCGATGTCGGTGGCGTGGGTGGTAGTGGCGCAGGGCATCTGCGGCGTGGCCAAGGACCTGACCAAAACGGCCAGCAAGTCGGCCATCAAGATCACGGCCAGTCAGGCCAAGGACCAGGGATCTGGCCAGCTCTTCCAATGGGTGGCATGGTTTACGGGCAGCAAGAACGCCATGAAGGGCGTGGGCTTTTTCCTGGGCGGGCTGCTGCTGGACCTGCTGGGTTTTCGCGGCGCACTATGGGCCATGGCTGTGCTGTTGGCGCTGGTGCTGGTGGGCGTGGTGCTCTTTGTGCCGCCCCTCATGGGCAAGGCCAAGGCCTCCAGATCCGCCAGGGAGCTGTTTGCCAAAAGCCCCGCCATCGACCTGCTGGCAGCCGCGCGCGTGGCGCTGTTTGGCGCGCGGGATGTGTGGTTTGTGGTGGGCGTGCCTGTGTTTTTGTACGCCTCGGGCTGGACTTTCACCATGGTGGGCGGCTTTCTGGCCGCGTGGACCATCGGCTACGGCCTGGTGCAGGCCCTGGCGCCCCACATCGTCAAGCGCAGCCCCGATGGCCTGAGCGCCGAGGTGCCCGCCGCACGCTGGTGGTCTGCCGCGCTGGCCATGGTGCCGGTGGCGCTGGCCATCGTCGTCTACCTGCAAGTGCCCCACCTGCAATGGGCGGTGGTGGCAGGGCTCGCGGTGTTCGGCGTTGCGTTTGCCGTCAACTCGTCGGTGCACTCGTACCTCATCCTGGCCTATGCGGGCAGCGAGAAAGCGGCCGAAGACGTGGGCTTTTACTATGCGGCCAATGCGGCCGGCCGGTTCATGGGCACGTTGCTTTCAGGGTTGCTGTACCAATGGGGGGGCCTGCTCTACGCGCTGATCGGGTCTGCGGTGATGCTGATCATCTGTTGGCTGGTGACCCTGGCGCTACCCTGCACGCTGGTGCGCCCTGCAGCAGCCCCGGCTTCACTTCAAGGAGACACCGCATGA
- a CDS encoding FMN-dependent NADH-azoreductase encodes MQLLHIDSAITGDQSVSRQLTAQIVAAYKASHPDTQVSYLDLVANAPAHFTMDAMAPRTGQTDGLSDAQKRENAVSEQLVSQFLVADVVVIGAPFYNFSIPSQLKAWIDRLAQPGRTFQYTANGPEGLAKGKTVIVASTRGGVYSTSEGGQAMEHQESYLKVVFGFFGITDVRFVRAEGVAMGPDAKAAALASAHVDITTHTSVAANQASVSQAA; translated from the coding sequence ATGCAACTGCTTCACATCGACTCTGCCATCACCGGTGACCAATCCGTTTCCCGCCAGCTCACGGCCCAGATCGTGGCCGCCTACAAGGCCAGCCACCCCGACACCCAGGTGAGCTACCTTGATCTTGTAGCCAATGCGCCTGCCCACTTCACCATGGACGCCATGGCGCCCCGCACGGGCCAGACCGACGGCCTGAGCGACGCGCAAAAGCGTGAGAACGCCGTGTCTGAACAGCTGGTCAGCCAGTTCCTGGTGGCTGACGTGGTGGTGATCGGCGCGCCGTTCTACAACTTCAGCATCCCCTCGCAGCTCAAGGCCTGGATCGACCGCCTCGCCCAGCCTGGCCGCACGTTCCAGTACACCGCCAACGGCCCGGAAGGGCTGGCCAAGGGCAAGACGGTCATCGTCGCCTCCACCCGGGGCGGTGTGTATTCGACCAGCGAAGGCGGCCAGGCCATGGAGCACCAGGAGAGCTACCTGAAGGTGGTGTTCGGTTTCTTCGGCATCACCGACGTGCGTTTTGTGCGCGCCGAGGGCGTAGCCATGGGCCCCGATGCCAAGGCCGCCGCCCTGGCCTCGGCCCATGTGGACATCACCACCCACACCAGCGTGGCCGCCAACCAGGCCAGCGTGTCGCAGGCCGCCTGA
- a CDS encoding metalloregulator ArsR/SmtB family transcription factor, with product MNETDVIRALAALAHELRLRVFRALVVAGEAGLTPGALSEQLGIASNTLSFHLKELANADLVTQERQGRNLVYRAAYPAMNGLLAYLTENCCQGTTACLADDDASCSC from the coding sequence ATGAATGAAACCGACGTCATCCGCGCCCTCGCCGCCCTGGCGCATGAACTGCGCCTGCGTGTCTTCCGCGCCCTCGTGGTCGCAGGCGAGGCGGGCCTCACACCTGGGGCCCTGTCCGAACAACTGGGCATTGCCTCCAACACCCTGTCTTTTCACCTCAAGGAACTGGCCAACGCCGATCTGGTGACCCAGGAGCGCCAGGGCCGCAACCTGGTCTACCGCGCCGCCTACCCCGCCATGAACGGTCTGCTGGCCTACCTGACCGAGAACTGCTGCCAGGGCACCACCGCATGCCTGGCGGACGACGACGCATCCTGCAGCTGCTGA
- a CDS encoding ArsJ-associated glyceraldehyde-3-phosphate dehydrogenase, translating to MKVGINGMGGIGRLALRAALGAAHRPGSDPRIDNRLQVVHLNEIKGGAGATAHLLAFDTVQGPWRAAIGTTGDDIIRIDEQQLSFSSYATPGDIPWGELGVDVVLECTGKFLAPETLQGHLDRGAKRVIVAAPVKTGNVLNIVVGVNHHLYNPARDHIVTAASCTTNCLAPVVKVVHENLGIRHGQITTIHNPTNTNLVVDAPHKDLRRARSAMMSLAPTTTGSATAIALIYPELKGKLNGHAVRAPVLNASLTDCVFELSQPTTAEAVNALFAAAAAQGPLAGILGYDERPLVSADYAGDTRSSIVDALSTMVTDGTLLKVYAWYDNEMGYACRMVDLACHMQDVGI from the coding sequence ATGAAAGTAGGCATCAACGGCATGGGCGGCATTGGCCGCCTGGCGCTGCGCGCCGCCCTGGGCGCAGCCCACCGCCCCGGCAGCGACCCACGGATCGACAACCGTCTGCAGGTGGTGCACCTGAACGAAATCAAGGGCGGTGCGGGTGCCACGGCCCATCTACTGGCATTTGACACGGTGCAAGGCCCCTGGCGCGCAGCCATTGGCACAACGGGCGACGACATCATCCGCATCGACGAACAACAGCTGTCCTTCAGCAGCTACGCCACCCCGGGCGACATCCCCTGGGGCGAACTGGGCGTGGACGTTGTACTGGAATGCACGGGCAAATTCCTCGCCCCCGAAACCCTGCAAGGCCACCTCGACCGCGGCGCCAAGCGTGTGATCGTGGCAGCGCCCGTGAAGACCGGGAACGTGCTCAACATCGTGGTGGGCGTCAACCACCACCTCTACAACCCGGCCCGCGACCACATCGTGACGGCCGCATCGTGCACCACCAACTGCCTGGCGCCGGTGGTGAAGGTGGTGCATGAAAACCTGGGCATCCGCCACGGGCAGATCACCACCATCCACAACCCCACCAACACCAACCTGGTGGTGGACGCACCCCACAAAGACCTGCGCCGCGCCCGCAGCGCCATGATGAGCCTGGCCCCCACCACCACGGGCAGCGCCACGGCCATTGCACTCATCTACCCGGAACTCAAGGGCAAGCTCAACGGCCACGCCGTGCGGGCACCGGTGCTCAACGCGTCGCTCACCGACTGCGTTTTCGAGCTGAGCCAACCCACCACCGCCGAGGCCGTAAACGCCCTGTTTGCAGCTGCGGCAGCGCAAGGCCCACTGGCAGGCATCCTGGGCTATGACGAGCGCCCCCTGGTCAGCGCCGATTACGCGGGCGACACGCGCAGCTCCATCGTCGATGCGCTGTCCACCATGGTCACCGATGGCACGCTGCTGAAGGTGTACGCCTGGTACGACAACGAAATGGGCTACGCCTGCCGCATGGTGGACCTGGCCTGCCACATGCAGGACGTGGGCATCTGA